The Syngnathus acus chromosome 12, fSynAcu1.2, whole genome shotgun sequence genome contains the following window.
TAAAACAGCCACAAGAAGGCAGCCGATAACTCAATTAGTGCTGGTTATGGTACTCGCCCCTCTTAAGCCAGCAGATAAGATTTTGCAGAACATatggaatttcttttttaattttgagggTAATAACATTTCTTCTTGGCTTCTGAATACAGTGTCAATGACCACTATCTTCCCTTCACTGATGACATGATGCATCCATCAACGAGAAAGGACTTCATCTCGCTTACGCTCACTGATCCAAACTGCCACATTTACAACAATGGGAAACACCGCAAACAGTCATACTGGAGGGTAGgtacacacactcacttggACACAGATATCTCATCTGCTCATGTATTGTAGGTTGATGTTATGGTTATTTCACAATCAACGTTATTATGATTGGATGCCGTGTTTTCATGGACACTAAAAATATTGATTCAATTAGGTCTTCAAGCATCACACTTTTGATTGGAACTAATTATTTTCACATGCAAAGATAGTCCGAATATACTAGGTAATGATCGTAGCTGGATAGGTATAGATAATAGTCGTGCCAACAAAACGTTACTCCGTCCATTTGTACTTCTAAATGTTAGTTACTTTGgatatttttctcatttgcgCTGCTAAGTTAACGCTGCACTATAGCCTCTCGACCGCACTTTTCTGTTTGCTGATATTGATTTTTAACACAAACTCAGTCATCCATTCTTCTGTACAATGTCGCTATATGTCACTGTGTGTGAGCAGATGTGATCCCATAAATGTAACATTAAAACAAGACTGTCAGTCAAGTATTTTGCGTCGCTGAGttatggctaaaaaaaaaaaaaatcaaactaaTGGAATCAGGTTCCTGTCAGAGACCTTGGGTTGTTTGTTCTTCACAGAACAAATAGAACTTTGCCCTTAGGCACCTTATTACgcttaaaaaaatgcagttatTTGTTTGTGATCTGTATTTATCtgaaattttattatttgtctcATCTGTTTATGTGTCCtttgtatatactgtattgtAGAAAGAGTTAGGAATTTTAGTATGCATTGCTCGACCATTTTTACAAATCAGACAACTTGGCTGTCAGAAGGATTTCCCCTCTCACCAAATGCAAAAGACAAGATAATGGCTTTTTGTTCAGTGTGCCGCATCAAATGTCAGCATATTTGTGTGGTAGCAAAACATGGATCCCACTGACTAAAGATTAGACTGAAGGAGGAATCCATGAGAACAAACATCAAACGATAAGGAAAGTCGCAAAAGAATAATGCAGTTAGGTGTGAAGTATCAATAAATGACAGGTTTGATGCAGTTACTGCAGACAATGTACATATTATAAATCAATGTTAGCTCATCTTAAAATTTAGTGTTTTGTTACATAAGTGAACCCCGACCTTGGTTTACGTGCCAACAGAAATGGAAGCAGCTGTCTCGACTGCAGCGAAGCCTTATCCTCTTTCTCCTTGCTCTCACTCTCGTATTGGCACTCCTCTCTTATTCCCACATATCAAAACCAAGAACAGGTAAGTGGCCTTGTTTGAATGCACACCACGCTAATCCGGTTGCAGTAGTGGAAACAATCAGCTGGATTTTGCCCTTAATGAGATAGCTAATGACGATTAATCCGCCGATATTGCCATTTCTTGTAGTAGTATTGCTAGCGGTTTAGAAAAGGTTGATTGACAATATCCCAATTGAGTTAAACCTtatgtatgtgtttgtttgcctgtttttagatttttcaaaaaaggaAGACTGGCTGGAAGTGAATAAAGATGAGCTGAAGCGTGCCTTTCCTGATTTGAATCAGAAACCAGTTGTGAGTCCACATTCTGTGACTGACCCTAAAGGACCAAACAtcgacatttttcaaaaacttcCCATAAATGTGAGCAACATTTCTATGTATATGTTCCTTGAAACCATAGCAACACTTTTTCTGGACATGCACACTCACAGAACGTATGTAAGGTAACGGATTAGatacaaatgacatttttatgtgTATATTTTAATATGGTCTGAGCACAGAAAGGCATAACCCGCAccctatattttaaaatggtctGAGCACATAAAGGCAAGACCCGCACCCCTTCAATGTCCGCAGCGAATTAAAGTGCTGCTTGTGTAGTAAATTGAAACATTTGCTGTGCATGTCAACAGAAAAGAATTCCAAAGAGAGGACCACCAAATCTTCAGAGAAATGTAAACGTTTCACACACTTTTGTCATGGGAAGACAAGAACAAGTACaagatgaagaggaaaatGGAGAGAAGCAAAAAACGTTGGTCAGGTAGGCTTTTTGCCTATGAAAGCAGTACTGATATTCCATAGTGTTTGCAAGCTGCATTGCAGCGATTGAAACATCTTTTTACTGGTACTTAAAGTTTACAGTCCCACTTTTAAAGAACTGtacacattttcttcttttattcagctggagaggagcaatgATTGAAGCTGATCAGGTCACTGAGCCTCCACCCTCAGCTATTGAGAAGGTTGCTGCGGGCGTCCCGGTACCAGCGATCCCAGCCGCTACTGTCCCAGCCACTGGTCAGTGCCAAATTTCCTTTGTTGGCATTCTTACTACAAGATAATGTAAGACCAAACTAATGATGAGGGAACTGGAATTTTGTGACATAAGAATCTATTCCCAAATTTACTGCCTTTAACGTTTGTTTGCCATTTCCATGTAAACCAGTCCTATTTACTATGGTAACTTCCGAAACATAATTTTAAATAGAAGCTAGGATTTACACTACTCGTGGTCCTAGCAAGGGGTGTTCAAAATCGATTTGGTATTTTACTTAGAATATGGCCTTtttttctcgctctctctcgctcgctctcgctcgctctcgctctctctcgctctcgctctctctcgctctctcgctcactcTCACTCACTTTGTCTTTGGacaatgagttttttttcacaaggcCCTCTTTCTGTATTTTGTGCATAGATTATTTGAAATTTGGCAAAATGTCCTTCATCTCTAGAATGACaattgtgtgtatatatatattttttttatcccaaaaaacacacacagctaCCTGCATGCTATATACAGCACAACTGACTCAACGACTGGATGCGACTTAAGTTATTATCCTCCTGCCTTTTTGTTTATAGGTGAATCTGGAGGTGTGGACAGGCTGGAGGCCGTGCGTGATGCCTTCAGACACGCATGGAAGGGCTACAAAGACTACGCCTGGGGCCACGATGAGCTCAAGCCCATCTCAAAGTCGTTTAGCGAGTGGTTTGGTCTGGGTTTGACCCTCATTGATTCCCTGGACACCATGTGGATTATGGGCCTGAAAGAAGGTACTTTGTTAACTAGAAATATTTCATgtgaactattttttttaggtgaaaCAATTCttaaatgaatgttttgataTGAAGAATAATTCAAGTATCTTGATGACATTAAATAGGCAAGTTAAGCTAGGTTGTACTGTTCCAATTGTTTATAATTTGGTCGTCATGCAAATCAAATGTGACATAAttaaatcagaatcagctttattgaccaggtttgtgcatgccaaacagggaatttgactccggttgttctcagcctctgtacaacatttaagtgactgacAACATTCAGGTAACTAACAATATTTAAGTAAGGAGAACaagatgttattgcacagtgatGACTCTGAGTCTCTATGAGTGGTGAGaattcatcagagcaacaccctgggggaagaagcggTGTCTGCAGGTTTTGGCATACAGCactctgtaacgccgtccggaggggagtagtttgAACAGACTGTGtactgggtgagaagggtctgcgAAGATGATACTTGCAcatttcctggtcctggacaggtagcAGTCTTAGATAGATAggaggttggtcccgattatATTTTTTCCGCAGACctaattgtccgttgcagtctgtgcttgttttgtttggtggccgatccaaaccagacagtgatggaggtgcagagggtaaactggatgatggcagtgtagaaggttttcagcagctcctgtggcaggttgaacttcctgagctgtctcagaaagtacaacCTCTGCTATGGCCGGTCCAGTTCAGGTCCCGGGAGATTGTGGAGCctaggaacttgaaggtgtctgtggtggGAATAGCATTGCTGAGGATGGTGAGGGGTGGAAGTGGCgatgaagtccactgtcatctccacggtcttgaggtGCCTGCAATAAATGTTATATGTCGTCACACACTTTATCGCCATCACAAATGTTATGTCGTCACACACTCGTATAGCTCTGTACTAACTTTACTGTTTAATTTTCATCATAGCCTTATACATGTTTGGATGGCATTCAGtttgacattgttttttttgttcagagTTTGCAGAGGCAAAGCAATGGATAGAGCAGAAGCTTTCTTTCAACCAAAATGTGGATGTGAATCTTTTCGAGACAACCATTCGTATCCTTGGTGGTCTGCTGAGTACCTACCATCTAACAGGAGACCAGCTGTTCCTGAATAAAGCTGTGAGTCATCCCGCAAGCAattcttttctgttttagCGGGTGCCTTTTTTGTTAAAAGCCAAACTCgctctttgttttgctgttgtgcTGATGTTACTGTAAGCAATTTATTTGGGAATTACAAGCTGTATCAGAAAGTTATCATGACCGGTGTCACAAAATATATCTTTCAAACCACAGCACAGTTGCACAGAATCCTGAAAGGAATCCTTCCTGGAGTGCTTGAGGATGTAGCAAAGAAGGCTGGGAAGCTGCAGGGGGttattgttaaattaattGTAAGGACATCTTGTAGTCTGGTTTTGAAATATGTCTTTAGCGATACCAGTCCTGCAGCTTTTCTGACATACCTTGTGTTTTCAAGAAACTCAATTTGACGGCGCTGCTTACAGAAAGACCTTGGGTCCAGGTTGATGCCTGCCTTCAAAACACCTTCTAAGATTCCTTTCTCTGACGTGAATATCGGGAAGGGAACAGCTCACCCGCCGCGATGGACGACTGATAGTTCCATGGCTGAGGTCACAAGCATTCAGCTGGAATTCAGAGAGCTGAGCCGTCTCACTCAGGACCCACAGTACAAGGTCAGAAAAGCAGAAAGTCACCAAATCTGGTGTAGTGTGTGTTGTGATATGTGTGTCATGTTTCTAATTACCTAATGTATGACTCTTGACGCAGTGTCATATAAACATGTTATTTGCATTGTAGGTGCATATTATCCCTGTTccatttacaaagaaatatgAAATGTGCCCCTCCAAAAACCTTTTGTGAAACTAAATACTTTAGTGGGTTGCATTGCGGTCCGTTTGACGATTAGATTGGGGAAGAAAACAAGTCAGTcactgttataaaataaaaaaagatttaaaatggGAAGGGAAATCAAGTTGTACTTTGGCATGCTGCTATTATGACTGTGGGCAAACAGGCTTTATCTGAACAGCAAGGTGTGTGGAAATGTAGATGACATTAAGCAgattaacctttttttttttttttttagtacacTTGTGTATTTGTGACATGAAAATCGTTTTCAGGAGGCCGTAGACGAGGTAATGAGGCAGGTCCACAACCTGCCGGGCAAACATGATGGTCTCATCCCAATGTTCATCAACACCAACAGTGGCCAGTTTTCTCACAGAGGCATTTATACATTGGGCGCCAGAGCTGACAGCTACTATGAATACCTGCTCAAGCAGTGGCTCCAGGGAGGCAAGACTGAAGATGAGTGAGTGAGGACATCTTCAATGGAACATAAAAACAGACTCACATTTTATTAGTATCAATCTGATGGTCTTATTTTCCTTCTCCCAGGTTGTTGGAGGACTACATTGAAGCAATTGATGGAGTGAAAAAACACCTTGTCAGACAAACGGGGCCACGCAAATTGACCTTTGTTGGGGAGCTGTCTCATAACCGCTTCAGTCCCAAAATGGTAGGAATGCAAACAAAGACGTGCCAAATATTGAAACTTTGCTTGTTCGGATGGTATAAAACTTcttatttatgttttgaaaACTTTTGTGTTGTCATTGTATTTAGCAATGAATACTTTAGACAACTCGGTGGGCCACTTATCCTGTTATTGATTTTAATTGGATACAATGGAGTCAAACTCAAAATGATcaacttgtaaatatttttcttgccTTCCAATCAAATTCCTCTTTTTTCAGGACCACCTGGTATGTTTCCTGCCCGGGACCCTGGCACTGGGAGCCCACAATGACCTTCCAGGGGACCACATGGATTTAGCTTCACAGTTGATGGAGACTTGTCACCACATGTACAAACAGATGGAGACTGGACTTAGCCCAGAGATTGTGCATTTCAACCTACATGCCACTGATAAGAATGACATTAATGTCAAGGTAAGGTTTTACAtccccaaacattttttttaattttgcccTTTCAGAAGGTGTCCTCTTAAGAGTTACTGCCTTATTTCTTTGAATACCTTGTTTTGACCTGCGATGCATTTCGCAATTTGCAATATTCTTTGCGTCCAGTTTTGTTAttggggggcaaaaaaaaggagggtctACATGATGTATAGATTTTCTTGCATAATTTACATTGCATGACTTCCTAGttgatattattttgtgatttctGTGTCgacagttttttctttttgctgttctgttttttttttttaataatatagcCTGCAGACCGACATAACCTGCTGAGACCAGAAACAGTGGAGAGTCTGTTCTACATGTACAGATTCACAAAGGAAACCAAGTACAGAGAATGGGGATGGGAAATTCTGCAGAGTTTCAACAAGTATACCAAGGTAAAATGTATAAACAGCTACAGGCTTACCAAAATAATTTAGAGATCCCTCGTACATTAAAACTTCTTAACagcaaaataatttattagaAGACAGAAAATAGTATACACACGTGCACAAAATACACTGTAGCCGTCTATTAATGAAACCAAAACCCACACAATGGAGTATTTTAGCTGATAGTCTTCAAAACATATATGGACTTAAATATTACCCTCATAAAGACAGAATATAGTGTTTTTTTAAGCCACTCTGGTATATTGTTAACCTTGCTCGCAAGCTGATTTCCCACCGTATTTGTGAGTTCACCAAAACACAATATCCATCTTGTACTGAACCTGCTTATTTTCTCTGAGCCGCGCCACCAGTGGTACGGACCAATCACAAAGCAACAATGTGTTTGGGGGCGGGGTATGTGGCCGCGCCGAAAACAACAAGCACTATGGCCgggggaaacaaaacaacctaTCCAACTTTGCGACAACCAGTGGACGAATGCATGGACGCGGCAATTCATTCTGTTCTCACAGTTACTCACAGTTTCCTTTTGGAAGAAGAACAGCGAGTGTACATTTTTAGCTGGAAAAGAGGTTTATGTTTCTTAAACTGCTTGATTAGCATTTCCGTTGCCGTGATtggtcaaaacaaaagttttggCAGGCTGTGCAGGTTGCCGCATCACGCAATCAGCTTGAATCTTATAGTAttgtgggcgtgctggagcctatcccagcagatTTTGTGGAATCGGCGGGGTAAATCTTGTGGTCACCAGGTAACCGCAGGGCAGCTCTATTACTGGACATTTTGTATTCATGTCTTTTTGTATTCCAAagcatgttttcccattaatCTCCTCACAATAATACATTTGAGCCACCTGAGCACCAACCTGCTTATTTATAGGTTTCAGATGGAGGCTACACATCTATCAACAATGTCCGTGACCCTGAGAACCTGGAGCCCAGAGACAAAATGGAGAGTTTCTTCCTGGGTGAGACATTGAAATACTTCTACCTGCTCTTTTCTGATGACATGGATCTTCTCAGTCTGGACAAATATGTCTTCAACACCGAGGCCCACCCGCTTCCTATATGGCCCTCGCCACCCAAGTGATGGCACCATACAGGAGATATGTGCTTCAGTCCTTGTAAGACTCTTGGCGTTCCTCAGCCAGGTGCGCTGTCAAGCTACTAGACTGCTGTGTTGGTCAATGACCCATGGGGGAGCAGGCTACCAGTGCTTTGGTATGTTTTCCATGTGGAGGAATTTCTGTGAAATATTTCTCAAGGAAAAGCGCTGAGCTGGTCTCTGCTGTAAATAAAAAGGTTTGGAAGTGGGCCTGGGGTTTGTCATATGTGGAAGGTCTTTATCCCCTGAGGGGCATTGATACTTCTTGTAGTATGTATGAACACCAAGTGTGTTTTTGATTCTTGACTATGAGAGGGTTGTGAAGTTTCTATTTAAACAGATTGCTGTCAGTTCTTGTATGCAATTTGAATCTTAAATACTTGTTAGTCTTTTGGACAAAATCCTCTGCTGTATTTGTCAAGTCACTAATTGTCAGAATCTTAATCttgtattcattttcaattcattGCTAAAAACCCAACAGGCTTTATTGTACAAAAGCTAGTTCAATCAGAAAAATGTTGATAGCCAACTATTTCATTCATACAGGTATTTCCATGGCGCAAAAAAGAACATGAATAACTGCTCTGTACCAACCCCTGcaggcttaaaaaaaagaaagatttgTGTGTCCACTTTGTTAATCATGTCGTATTGGAATGTCACCAAGATATACTGGATGCCAAAGAGCTGGGAAGCCCCAGAATGTGTTTACTCACCAAGTACTGCTAATAGCAACAAAAAGCCAAGTAGAtgcaaaaatcattttcaaattgatgtattaaaaaaaaataataataatgaaaggGGATGTTAGtatttagatcaggggtgggcaattctgACGTTGGAGGCTTCCTGTGTGTTTTATATGCCTGCTGCAACACATCTAGGAACAGGGATACAAAGATAGAAAAGGGCTCCCATAACAGTGGGGGAGATTTAAACTGCCCAAAAGTCATGTTAAGGTGAAGAATTTAGGAAAACTcccaaatttgttttgttgctcttTAAAGTAATTCCCAAGTGGTTGGACTTCACCCCTTAATAGCATCGGCGCCAAGGACATCGACGTATAAAATTGTGATTCAAACATTTCTTATGACGTTCTCCTCTCATGGCGAAGATCCAATCTGCTCATGTTCTGATTGAACAGAGGTCTACACACTGAGCCACATAACTGAATGTGCACTAAAGTCACCCACGCTATCCTGTGCCTGATCTCTGTCGTCGTGTATTGTTGCTGCAGGCTTACAAAGAGGCAGCAGTCACAGTTTGGCTGTTTTCTATTGATTGTAGTGTGCAGgtgacaaaatgtaaatgtacatattttgtataaatcattttgaactTGCATTTCCTGCTCCAACAGCAATTTTAAATTTGAGCATTCCACTTTTAACACCAAAACCACTGCCATATTTGCACCTTCTTTCTGTTCCATCAAGATGCCTTCTATTTTACCTGGAACTAATGTCTGCTTAATAATTGATACGTTTTTGACTTTGTggaaaaattgtaaataacCTAATTAAATATACATACATTTCACTTCCACAATGACTTATTTCACACTGTCATGCTCTTATTTAATAATCCCTAAAAGACGATATATAGAGCTATTAAATGGTGATCTTTTACCACAAAGCTATTAAGGTTTTCAATCCACCTTGAGAGTTACTGTTCAACAAATGTGTCAGTTAATGAAGTGTGTGCATCAAGCACAACCATTTGGAGTTTTCCTTACACTTAActcagtttttatttgtattttgacatttaagaATGTTAGTAAACAGGCTTCTCGGTTAGTGATCGATCTTAACAAAAtctagggggaaaaaaatcatacggcttaaaaaaaaaaaaatactgccaGACTTTGATTTCTTCCAGCTATCAACGATGTCCTCAAAAAACCCAAATGACTTCCTATCAACACATCCTAATGACAAAGGGATTGAAACTAAATTAACCGTTTAATCCTTTATCACTTTAATTCATAGAAGACTGTAATTTTCTCATTACACCTAATTGAATCCTCACCAAGCAATTCACCTTCCAATGGAAAATGATAATATATACCTGAAGAAGAATCCAAAGaatttttaaacaataaacaCCACAGATTTGTTactttcccccttttttcctGTGTTCCACCTTCAGATTCACTCATCACTGCTTTCCTCTGCCTACAAGACGAGTAGTaccgtttgttttgtatgatATAGTGagta
Protein-coding sequences here:
- the man1b1a gene encoding endoplasmic reticulum mannosyl-oligosaccharide 1,2-alpha-mannosidase; translation: MMHPSTRKDFISLTLTDPNCHIYNNGKHRKQSYWRKWKQLSRLQRSLILFLLALTLVLALLSYSHISKPRTDFSKKEDWLEVNKDELKRAFPDLNQKPVVSPHSVTDPKGPNIDIFQKLPINKRIPKRGPPNLQRNVNVSHTFVMGRQEQVQDEEENGEKQKTLVSWRGAMIEADQVTEPPPSAIEKVAAGVPVPAIPAATVPATGESGGVDRLEAVRDAFRHAWKGYKDYAWGHDELKPISKSFSEWFGLGLTLIDSLDTMWIMGLKEEFAEAKQWIEQKLSFNQNVDVNLFETTIRILGGLLSTYHLTGDQLFLNKAKDLGSRLMPAFKTPSKIPFSDVNIGKGTAHPPRWTTDSSMAEVTSIQLEFRELSRLTQDPQYKEAVDEVMRQVHNLPGKHDGLIPMFINTNSGQFSHRGIYTLGARADSYYEYLLKQWLQGGKTEDELLEDYIEAIDGVKKHLVRQTGPRKLTFVGELSHNRFSPKMDHLVCFLPGTLALGAHNDLPGDHMDLASQLMETCHHMYKQMETGLSPEIVHFNLHATDKNDINVKPADRHNLLRPETVESLFYMYRFTKETKYREWGWEILQSFNKYTKVSDGGYTSINNVRDPENLEPRDKMESFFLGETLKYFYLLFSDDMDLLSLDKYVFNTEAHPLPIWPSPPK